The DNA sequence AGAACAAAAGTTTCTGAACCCTATAAAACTATTTTTGATAAGGTATATGCTTTAATGAATTCTCATGTGGGAGATGGAACAGAACCTTTAGAGGTTGCAGAATATATTGAAAATCTACTGGGCAAAAAGAAATGGAAAGCTCACTATTATTTTGGTAAATTCGGACAAAAAATTGGAGTTCCATTGAAATGGATCCTTCCTCAGGGAACCTATGAAAATTTAATGAAAAAATACAATAAACTGGACTAGTTTCCGGTTAGTATGAGATGTGCGGGTTTTTGGGACGAAAGGCAAAAAGCAGAGAAGCAAAATTGTTGATTTGTTAAATCGTAAAATTGCCAATCCAATGAAGGTTTGTTTATTTCAAGGAAGGAGAATTTCATAATGGTTTAAATAGGTGTAGTATTGAAGTTATTTCTGAAAATATTTTTTGTATTATTTTGCGTTTTCGTTCAGGCGCAAAAGAAGATGTATTGGCTTACTGATCTACAAACCAAGCAGACAAAAAAAGTAAAAGACTCTGCCTCTGCGGTAAAGTTTCTTGATTCTTTGGCTCAAAGCAATTATTTTTTCACTCAATTAAAAGAAGTGAAAATAAAGGGAGACAGTACAGAAATCATTTATGATAAAGGCAAAAACTTTAATGAAACCTATGTGAATCTTTCAGATTCTATCGTTGGAAGGCTAAAGATCAAAAAGGATTTTTTTACCAAAAATTTAGATTCAACAAAAAAAAATATCAACAAAAAATATATTGATGACGGTTATTCTTTTAGCAGAATCAAATCCAAATACAAGGGTCAAAAAAATGGCTATCCCATTGTAGAACTGGAAATCAATAAAAACGATAAAAGAACGATCAATGGTTTTGTGATTAAGGGATATGAAAAAGTTCCCAAAAGGTTTATCAAAAATCTGGAAAAAGATTTTAAAGGAAAAACATACGATGACAAAAACCTGATCGCCATTAATAAGAATTTTCAGAGCCATCCATTTGTTTCTTTAGAACGCCCGCCGCAAACCCTTTTCACGAAAGATTCTACGCAGATCTATCTTTTTATGGAAAAGAAAAAGACGAATACTTTTGATGGGGTGATTGGTTTTGGGAATGATAAAACAGATAAATTTACACTCAACGGAACCCTGAACGTCAATTTCAGGAATATGTTTAATGGTTTTGAAACGGTCAATCTATATTGGCAGCGAAACCCTGATAAAGGGCAGACATTTGATCTGCAGACGGATATTCCTTACCTCTTTAAATCTAATGTAGGTTTGAATATGAAGATCAATATCTTCAGACAGGACTCTACTTTTGCCAATGTAAAATTACTCCCTGCACTTTATTATCATATTAACAACAGGTATAAGATTGGTCTGAGAGGAACCTTTGAAACCTCAAGCATCATCGATACTTTATATGTACAGGGTAAAGATTACAACAAAAAAGGGATTGGAGTATGGCTTGATATGACTGAGCCTACCGATATTGATCTTTTCCTTTATAAGACCAAAATTAACGCAGGATATGATTTCCTTACCACAACCTATACAAAGGATAATATCAAAGCCAATCAAAATCAGTTCTACTTCTTTGGGGAGCATAATTATCATATTTCAGGCAATCACTTTCTCAATATAAAAGCGGAAGGTGCAATGATGGATTCAAAAATTGAATTTTCGGCCAACGAACTCTATCGCTTTGGAGGTTGGAATTCTATGCGAGGATTTAATGAAAAATCCCTTGCAGCCGATTTTTATTATTATGGAGGACTGGAATATAGATATCTGATCGGAAGTCAGGCCTTTTTTGATTTCTTCGGACAATATGGACAGCTCAACAATAAATCCTTAAATGTAAAACCCAAGCTCTACAGTGTCGGCCTCGGATTTAACTTCTTTATTCCTATCGGACTGATGAGTTTCCAGATTTCCAATGGTAACGAATTTGGAAATCCATTCAAATTTAATGACATTAAAATTCACTGGGGGATTTTAAGTAGATTTTAAGCTCAAATCCGATTATCACTAAAAATTCAACCGTTTAAAATAAAGCAAAAAAAGTGATATAAGTTGTTTTTTCTGCTTTATTATTACATTAACATTCATTAAGTAAATTCATGAAATGATATTTTTATCTTAACATATCATTAAGATATAGGTAACAGTACAGCGCTAAATTTGTCCTCAAAAAAATGAAGAAGACTTTAGCTACTTTTGCAATTTTTTTGCTCCCCCTATATTTAACTGCTCAAGAAATTAATATTTCCGGAAATGTAAAATCCGAAAACGGAACTGGTGTTTCCGGAGTCAGTGTCACTGATAAAAACACAGGAAAATCAGCAACAACTGACGAAAATGGTAATTTCACGATTACCGCAAATCCTAAAGATATTCTGGAATTTTTCTCACCCGATTATTCTTCCTATACTGTTGAGGTTTCTTCAAAAAGACAATATTCGATTGTTTTAAAGAAGGTGAATGAAAAGCAAATTGAAGGAGTGGTAATCACTGCTCTAGGTATTGCCAAAAAGAAAGAAAAAATTGGATATTCCACCCAGGAAGTTGGGACAAAACAATTTGAATCGATAACGACTCCCAGCATCGGAAACTTATTCTCCGGTCAGGTTGCCGGATTAAATATTTCAAATCCTACCGGAATGCAGCAGGCACCTGAATTTACGTTAAGAGGAAATTCCAATCTGGTTTTTGTAATAGATGGTGTCATTGTTGAAAAAGAAGTTTTCCAGAATTTAGATCCTAATAATATTGATAACATCAATGTACTGAAAGGGGCTACTGCTTCAGCATTATATGGATCAAGAGGTAGATACGGAGCGGTTTTAATTACCACAAAAAGTGCTAAAAAGAAAGGCTTTACAGTAGAGTTCTCTCAAAATACAATGATCAGTGCGGGTTTTACCAATCTTCCGAAAACTCAGACTCAATATGGAAACGGATCGCACGGAAAGTATGAATTCTGGGATGGTGCCGATGGAGGGGTGAATGATGGAGACATGATCTGGGGACCTAAGTTTGTTCCCGGATTAAAGATCGCACAATGGAACAGCCCGATTCGGGATAAGACTACAGGACAGGTTATCCCATGGTACGGAACCGTTGCAGGAAGCCAGTATAATGATAAATCAAGATATGAAAGAGTTCCTATTGATTGGGAATATCACGACAATTTAAATACATTCCTAAAACCTGCTGTTATCAATAACAACAGCTTCTCTGTAAGTTACAAAAGTAATAAAGATATATACAGGTTATCGGGTAATTTCATGAATTATGACGACAGAGTTCCTGATGCTTCCCTAAAACGCTACGGGATTAATTTCTCCTCAGAGAATCACCTGACGGATAAATTAATTTTTGATACAAAATTTAACTTTACCCAAACCTTTACTCCTAACATCCCCAATTACGATTACAACCCAAGTGGACATATGTACACTATTCTTATATGGATGGGGGGCGATGTAAACGGAAAAGATCTAAAAAATCATATGTGGGTTCCCGGCCAGGAAGGAAGAACACAAGCAAACTGGAATTATGCCTGGTATAATAACCCTTGGTTTGGGGCAAATTATTATAAAAACCAAAACCGAACGGATGTAATCAATGCTCAAACCGGTCTGGAATATAAAGTAACCAAAGATTTCTCTGTAAAGGGTAAAGTATCCATTGTTGAAAATCACAATAAACAGGAAATTTTAAGCCCCTATTCTTATTTTAATTACAGTGCCCCAAGAAGCGGCGGGTATATTCTGAATGATGAAAAAACATGGAATCTTAACTCGGATGTTTTAGCAACTTATAAGAAAAAGTTCTCAGAAAATTTCGACATTGCTGTTAACGCCGGAGCTTCCACATTCTATTATAAAAATAATAAGGATAATGCTTCAACAGACGGATTGAAAGTACCGGAACAGTATGAATTATCCAACTCTGCAGGAGCCATAAAATACTACGATTATCTGAAGGAAAAACTGATTTACAGTACTTACGGTACTATAGATATTGGTTTGTATAATGCATTTTTCTTTAACGTTTCAGGACGTAATGACTGGTCATCTACTTTACCAAAGGCTAACAGGTCTTACTTTTATCCATCTGCTTCATTAAGTGCAGTTATATCTAACCTTGTTAAGATGCCAGAGTCTATTAACCTATTAAAGCTTTCTGCTTCGTGGGCGAAGGTAGCATATGATTTCCAACCGTATTCGATCAGGAATTATTATTTAAATAATGATGGAATAACTTTTAATGGAAACCCTACCAATTATTATCCAACAACGTTAAATTATGAGAATTCTCTAAAGCCGGAACAGACAAAATCGTATGAACTAGGTTTAAGCGCCGGATTGTTTAACAACAGAGTAACATTGGATGCTACTTACTTCAGGACTTTGGATTATAATAACATCCTTCAGTTTCCAAGTGCGGAGTCTTCAGGTTTTAAATCTCAATATGTAAATGGTAATGAATATACCACTAAAGGTTTTGAAGTCTCTCTGGGATTGGTTCCTGTAAGAACAAAAGATTTCACATGGAGATCCTTGATCAACTGGAGTACCTATGAACAAAAACTGACTTCTATCTATGATAATATGTCTAATTACAGAAATATCCAATTAGGAGAAAGAATGGATAGTTACTACGATTATACATGGCAAAAATCACCGGAAGGAAAAGTTATTCTAAATGCTGAAACAGGTATGCCTACCAAAGCTACTACTCCTACTAATTTAGGACATTTCAATCCAGACTGGACCTTCGGATTTAATAACACTTTCAAATACAAAAAATTCACTTTGAACATCGGTATTGATGGAAGCGTTGGTGGGGTGATGAGGTCTCAGGTAGTTGAAAAAATGTGGTGGGGTGGAAAGCATCCGAATTCTGTACAATACAGAGATCAGGAATACGCCAACCCGGGAACTTATTATTTCGTTCCTGATGGTGTTAATTATAATGCCGCAACCGGTACTTACACTCCACATACCAAGCCTATAAGCTTCCAGGATTGGGCGCAGAACTATCCTTACCAGGCAAGAGTAACCGAGGCTGAAAGTGAAGAATTTGCGAATGTATTTGACCGCACCTTTGTAAAATTAAGATCGGTGATTTTAGAATATGACTTCTCCTATTTACTTAATCCTAAGGGATTCGTGAAAAATTTCACGGTTAATATCTCCGGATATAATCTTGCAATGTGGAAAAAATCTAAAAACCTGTACTCAGATCCTGACTTTAAAATAGGGGTAGGAAATGATAGTAAAGACCCATCAAAAGTCGGTTCTGGAAATGATATCCAGGATCCTTCCAGCCGCTGGTTTGGAATAGGCTTTAACCTTAAATTTTAATTAAAATAATATTTCAGTCAAAATGAAAAACATTATAAAATCATTCCTCCTTATAGGAGCTTTCGCACTGACGTCATGTGAAACCAGCCTTGATACCATCAATGAAAATCCAAATGATCAGGCCAGTATTGATCCTAAATCTCTTCTAACCTATGTTGCAAAAGATGCTTTCCAGGTAAATGGAGATAATATGTATGCCTCTAGAATGATGATCGGAACAGATGGAGAAAACTCATACCAATATATGAAATGGAATGAAGCCTCTTTTGAAATCTACACTAAAGGGCTTTTAAACACGGGTAAGATCATACAGGAAGCGGAGAGGATCAATAATAAAAACTATATTGCTATTGGTAAATTTTTCAGAGCTTATTATTTTTATAATCTAAGTTTAAAATTGGGAAGTATACCCTATTCAGAGGCAGTAAAAGGAGAATCTGGAATTACTCAACCTAAATATGATAGTCAGGAAGCAGTAATGTCCGGAATATTAACTGAGCTGAAAGAAGCCAATGACCTCATCAATACGAGTGATAAAATAGAAGGAGATATTGTTTATAATGGTGATGCTACCAAATGGAAAAAACTTATTAATTCTTTTCGCCTGAAAATTTTAATTTCGCTTTCCAAAAAAACAACGGTAGGAAATTACACTATTGCCACAGAATTTGCTTCTATTGCAGGAAGCCAGCCTTTGATGTCTTCCATTACAGATAATGGAGAACTTAAGTTTGCAGATGCTGCAGACAGCCGATATACGATGTTCAATAACAGTGGGTATGGTTCAAGTTTATACATGGCAGATTATTTTATCAACTTATTTAAAAGCAGACAGGATCCACGCCTATTTACTTTCGCTGCTCAAACAACAGGAGCAAAAGAAGCAGGAAAACCAATCACTGATTTTACAGGATACAATGGAGGAAATCCAACATCTCCATATTCCGATAATGCGGCGTTAGTGGCTGCAAAAAACATTTCAAAAGTTAATGACCGTTTTTATAAGGATCCTACTAATGAGCCATCTTCAGTCCTTAGCTATCCTGAGTTAGAATTTATTTTGGCAGAGGCCACTGCAAGGGGGTGGATTTCAGGTTCTGCTAAAACGCATTATGACAATGCCATTAAAGGGAGCTTTAGTTTTTATCAGACCTATGTTAAGAATCCAAATCTCTATTTTTCAGGATTTAATGTCAATAACTATTTAACGACTCCTTTAGTTGTTTACGATAACTCCGCATCATTACCCAATCAGCTGGAGAAAATTATGACCCAAAAATATATGACAATGTTCCATCAGTCACAATGGACATCCTATTATGATTACTTAAGAACCGGGTATCCTAATTATCCTTTACAGACTGGGGTTGCAGCACCATTCAGATTCAGATATCCACAGAGTGAATATAATTATAACAATGCCAATCTTAAAGCGGCTCTGGCAGCTCAGTATGGTGGAAATGACAATATTAACTCAAAGCCTTGGTGGTTACAATAAAACTCTAACATTTTAATTTACTTGAAAGAAATCGCCGGAAATACTATTATCTTGCGGTTTCTTTCTTATTTAATTCAACATGAACAGAAAAGAATTTTTACAGAAGTCAAGTTTGTTGTTGGCTGGTTTAGGAACTTCAAGTGTCTTACATCCTTCCATTTTAAAAGCACTTACTATAGAACCCGCTGCTTTATCCACATTTTACGATGCCGAACATGTCGTTATTCTCATGCAGGAGAACCGTTCATTTGATCATGCTTTCGGTTCATTAAAAGGTGTAAGGGGCTTCCTTGATAAGAAAGCTTTCGTAAAACAAGATGGACAATCTGTTTTTTTTCAGAAAGGAAATGATGGGAAATATGCTTCTCCTGCCCGTTTAGATTTAAGAAATACAAAATCTACCTGGATGAGTTCATTGCCTCACTCCTGGTCCGACCAACAAAAAGCTTTTAATAAAGGAAAATACGACCAGTGGTTACAATCAAAATCTTCAGGAAATAAAGATTATAAAAACATCCCACTTACCTTAGGCTATTATAACCGTGAAGATCTACCATTTTATTATCAACTGGCCGATGCATTTACCATATTCGATCAATATTTTTGTTCTTCCCTTACCGGTACGACGCCGAACCGTCTTTTTCATTGGTCAGGAACTTTAAGAGAGCAGCAAACCGGTAAAGTAAAAGCCAATGTTTATAATGAAAATATTGACTATGATAAGAACCATCAGGCGAGATGGAAAAGTTTTCCCGAAATATTAGAAGATCAAAATGTTTCGTGGAAGATATATCAAAATGAAATCAGCCTTCCCAAGGGAATGTCCGGAGAACAGGAAGCCTGGCTAAGTAATTTTACAGATAATCCTATCGAATGGTTTTCATCATTTAATGTCAAATTCTCAAAAGGATATTATAAAAACATCCCTAATATTATCAATTACCTGAAACAGGAAATTGAAAAAAATCCCAATCAAAAAGAAAAATTAGAAGGATTGATTGCAGAACTCCAGGAAGATCTGATAAAATATCATCCGGATAATTATTCAAAATTATCCCAGAAGGACAGGAATCTTCATGAAAAGGCGTTTACCACTAATTCGGGAGATCCTGATTTTTGGAATTTAGAAATAGGAAATGATGAGCATGGAGAAAAATTAGTCGTCCCAAAAGGAGATGTATTATTCCAGTTCCGTAAAGATGTAGAAGAGAAAAAACTTCCATTAGTTTCGTGGCTGGTTGCTCCGGAACATTTTTCAGACCATCCCGGCTCACCCTGGTATGGAGCCTGGTACATTTCTGAGGTTTTAAATATTCTTACAAAAGATCCTGAAACCTGGAAAAAAACCATCTTCATTATTAATTATGATGAAAATGATGGATATTTTGATCATGTTTTGCCATTTGCCCCTCCATTAAATCCAAGCCAGCCTGTTGATATGAACGGGAAAGAGGGCTCGGAATATGTGAATAAAAACCAGGAGTATATGTCTTCTCCCAAGGTAAAAGATTATGAACGTATTGAAGGAACCGTCGGTTTGGGATACAGAGTACCTATGATCATAGCCTCGCCATGGACAAAAGGGGGCTTTGTAAATTCTGAAGTTTCAGATCATACTTCTGTATTGCAGTTTCTTGAGAAGTTTATTAAGAAAAAATTCAATAAGGATACTACTGTGGAGAACATCAGCGAATGGAGAAGGGCTATTTGCGGAGATCTTATTTCAGCTTTCAACTCTTCTAATGTTAAAGCACCACAGATGGATTATCTGGATCAGAAGGAATATGCAAAAACCATCAATGCTGCTAAAAATAAACCTGTTCCAGATCTAAAATGGCATTCGGAAAATGAGCTTAGTGATACCTTATTGGAAATTCAGGAAAGAGGGATAAAGCCTTCTAATGCATTACCCTACAACTATCATGTCAATCTGGAGGGTGAGCATATTACCATGACCAATCTTAAAGAGGCAGGAATTCCTTTACTGATCTATGACAGGACAAAATTTGAAAACGGGAATTATTATTTTTCATATGCCTTGTATTCAAAACAGAAATTATCACATTCTGTATCTTTTGACAGGTATGATTACGAAGTCTTTGGTCCGAATGGTTTCTTTAGGAAATTCAAAGGAACTCAAAAACCTGATTTTGAAATTCAATTAATAAATGATATCCAAAATACCGGGGTTCAACTGATCTTCAAAAAGAATACAAAAGAAAACATTTCTGTACTTCTGGAAGATCTTTATGAGAAAAACAGCAAAACAATCAGCTTCAACAAAAATGAAGAAAGATTACCTATCAGCCTGAATAAAAATAAAGGATGGTATGATTTAAAACTGACTATTCGGGATCATACCTGGCATTTTTCAGGGAGAATAGAAACAGGAAAAACCTCGATTTCAGATCCCCACTGGGTGTAATAAAAATTGATCTAAAAAATTGTATAGCCTTGCATGTTTGTGTGCAAGGCTTTTTTTGTAAAAGTATAATTGTAATACTCATCAATCCTTGAATTAATAGGTGAAATCAAGGTATTGACATAGATCTTTAAAATTATTATTTCTCTAATTTGTGACAAAAAATATACCATGCATCCCATCTAAAATAAGGATTTAATAAATCATAAAATTTATAAAATCTTTTATTCTTTACCTTAATTTTATTACCTTCACTTAGAAATTAACCATAACTAACTACCATGAAAAAATTTAAATTTCCATTATCCCTATCTTTAATTGCCTTCGCAATTTCGGCTAATGTAAGTGCACAAGACACAAACACAGACAATCACACAATAACGATTAGTGTTCCAGAGGTCGCTCTTGTCGACATTGAACCTGCAGCTACTAAAAACATTACTTTAGGATTTACCGCTCCAACAGAAGCCGGGCAACCTATTGTAGCAAGTCCTGCAAATACAACACTTTGGCTCAACTATTCTTCAATAAAATCAGTTGCAGATCCTACACGTAACGTTACTGTAAGATTAAATGCATTAATTCCGGGAGTAGATATTAACGTTACTGCAGCTGCAGCTACAGGTTCTGGAGGAGGGACATTAGGAACACCTTCAGCTCTATTAACATTAAGTGCCGCAGATCAAACCATTATTTCAGGAATTGGTAGTGCTTATACAGGGAATGGTGCCAATAACGGTCACAATCTAACCTATGCTTTAGCAGCAGGTAGTGGGCCTGGTGGAGTAGCGACCTATGCAGATCTACAAGCAACAGCAACTACTGTTGCGACTGTAACCTATACTATTTCGGACAATTAATATCTGAAAATACATATTTGAATAAGAAGAAATTGACTACGTAATTTCTTCTTATTCTCTATTGCCTGATATTCAACTCAAAAACCCTCAATGAGAATGATAAAGCGTATCTATATACTAATTTTCTTTATCCTGCCTTTTGTATTTTTAAATGCAAGTATTGTAGTCCTTAATGGACTTACCCACAGCTATAAAGTAGAAAACGGCCAGGTTTACAAAGGAAAAATTGCCTTACAAAATACAGGGAGTACCTCTCAAAATGTAAAAATATTCTTACAGGATTTTTCTTATCAGTCAAATGGCTCTATCTATTATACGACCCCACACACCAATGAAAAAACAAATGCAGACTGGATTAAACTTAATACCACTTTCCTTACGCTGAAAGCCAAAGAGAAAACTGAAGTCTTTTATGAAATCACTATTCCCAATAATCTTACCATGGCAGGTAGTTATTGGAGTGTAATCATCGTCGAGCCTGTAGAAGACATAAAACCAAGTGATAGCAAACAGGGAGTAAATATTACTTCTATTGTAAGATATGCTATCCAGATCATTACAGATTATGATTCTGAAAAGGTAAAACCCGATCTGAAATTTGAAAGTATAAAAATAGATAAAGAAGAGGGCAAGCGAATATTAAAGATCGCTATTGCTAATCACGGAGTAATCTACTGTAAATCCAGTGCATCTGTCGAAATATACAATCGGAAAAGCGGAGAAAAGGTAGGTACTTTTTCCACCCAGGCAATGGGATTATTACCTCAGACATCCAAATTATTTCCCATTGATATTAGTAAAATGCCCCCCGACAAATACAATGCGGTCATTATTGCAACTGATGAAGATGAAAATGCATTTGCTCTTAATGTGGAATTAGAAGTAAAAAATGATTAAAACTTGGGCTTTATATCTTATCATACTATTCCCAGCACTTATTTTTTCACAGCAACAATCTAGAGAAATTGTCAAAAAAGATAGTCTACTGCCGGGAACAGCTACCTCTATTTCCTTTTCTCTGGAAAACACCACCTCTCAAAAGAAAATATATGATATCTGGATTGAAACTTCAAATCAGTACATTATTCCTATTTTAAAGAAAAATGAGTTTTCAATAGAGCCATCTCAAACGGCCTTATATATTGTTCCTCTCCGTATTGCGACTGAAACACCCCATGGAAAATATACTGTAACATTACGCGCCAATGAAAAAAATACAGGTGAACAAATTGTAAAAAAGTTGGACATAGATGTTGTAGGAGTCCGCAAGCTCACGCTTACATCTATAAACTCTCCTGAATATGTAAAAGCAGGTGAAACGATTACTTCTACTTTCCTACTTAAAAATAGCGGAAATGTCACCGAAAAATTAATTCTGGAAAGCAAAAATGCCGTTGTAGATCACGATGCTACTTTATTTTTACCACCCGGTGAAACCAAAATAATTAATGTTACTAAAAATACGAATCCTGACTTAGGAAAAAACGAATATCAAAACCTTAATCTGTCTGTATATTCAACAGATAACCCAAAAGAAAACCAAACTGCCTATAGCAGTACTAAAATAATTTCTACCAAACCGAGTGAGGACGACATCTACCAACGCTTACCGGTTTCAGCCTCCCTGGCTTTTATTGGCATGAAGAACAGAGGAGAATATCATGACGGATTTCAGGGAGAGTTATATGGTAAGGGGACACTAGATAAAGAAAATAAGG is a window from the Chryseobacterium sp. T16E-39 genome containing:
- a CDS encoding SusC/RagA family TonB-linked outer membrane protein — translated: MKKTLATFAIFLLPLYLTAQEINISGNVKSENGTGVSGVSVTDKNTGKSATTDENGNFTITANPKDILEFFSPDYSSYTVEVSSKRQYSIVLKKVNEKQIEGVVITALGIAKKKEKIGYSTQEVGTKQFESITTPSIGNLFSGQVAGLNISNPTGMQQAPEFTLRGNSNLVFVIDGVIVEKEVFQNLDPNNIDNINVLKGATASALYGSRGRYGAVLITTKSAKKKGFTVEFSQNTMISAGFTNLPKTQTQYGNGSHGKYEFWDGADGGVNDGDMIWGPKFVPGLKIAQWNSPIRDKTTGQVIPWYGTVAGSQYNDKSRYERVPIDWEYHDNLNTFLKPAVINNNSFSVSYKSNKDIYRLSGNFMNYDDRVPDASLKRYGINFSSENHLTDKLIFDTKFNFTQTFTPNIPNYDYNPSGHMYTILIWMGGDVNGKDLKNHMWVPGQEGRTQANWNYAWYNNPWFGANYYKNQNRTDVINAQTGLEYKVTKDFSVKGKVSIVENHNKQEILSPYSYFNYSAPRSGGYILNDEKTWNLNSDVLATYKKKFSENFDIAVNAGASTFYYKNNKDNASTDGLKVPEQYELSNSAGAIKYYDYLKEKLIYSTYGTIDIGLYNAFFFNVSGRNDWSSTLPKANRSYFYPSASLSAVISNLVKMPESINLLKLSASWAKVAYDFQPYSIRNYYLNNDGITFNGNPTNYYPTTLNYENSLKPEQTKSYELGLSAGLFNNRVTLDATYFRTLDYNNILQFPSAESSGFKSQYVNGNEYTTKGFEVSLGLVPVRTKDFTWRSLINWSTYEQKLTSIYDNMSNYRNIQLGERMDSYYDYTWQKSPEGKVILNAETGMPTKATTPTNLGHFNPDWTFGFNNTFKYKKFTLNIGIDGSVGGVMRSQVVEKMWWGGKHPNSVQYRDQEYANPGTYYFVPDGVNYNAATGTYTPHTKPISFQDWAQNYPYQARVTEAESEEFANVFDRTFVKLRSVILEYDFSYLLNPKGFVKNFTVNISGYNLAMWKKSKNLYSDPDFKIGVGNDSKDPSKVGSGNDIQDPSSRWFGIGFNLKF
- a CDS encoding SusD/RagB family nutrient-binding outer membrane lipoprotein, with the translated sequence MKNIIKSFLLIGAFALTSCETSLDTINENPNDQASIDPKSLLTYVAKDAFQVNGDNMYASRMMIGTDGENSYQYMKWNEASFEIYTKGLLNTGKIIQEAERINNKNYIAIGKFFRAYYFYNLSLKLGSIPYSEAVKGESGITQPKYDSQEAVMSGILTELKEANDLINTSDKIEGDIVYNGDATKWKKLINSFRLKILISLSKKTTVGNYTIATEFASIAGSQPLMSSITDNGELKFADAADSRYTMFNNSGYGSSLYMADYFINLFKSRQDPRLFTFAAQTTGAKEAGKPITDFTGYNGGNPTSPYSDNAALVAAKNISKVNDRFYKDPTNEPSSVLSYPELEFILAEATARGWISGSAKTHYDNAIKGSFSFYQTYVKNPNLYFSGFNVNNYLTTPLVVYDNSASLPNQLEKIMTQKYMTMFHQSQWTSYYDYLRTGYPNYPLQTGVAAPFRFRYPQSEYNYNNANLKAALAAQYGGNDNINSKPWWLQ
- a CDS encoding phosphocholine-specific phospholipase C yields the protein MNRKEFLQKSSLLLAGLGTSSVLHPSILKALTIEPAALSTFYDAEHVVILMQENRSFDHAFGSLKGVRGFLDKKAFVKQDGQSVFFQKGNDGKYASPARLDLRNTKSTWMSSLPHSWSDQQKAFNKGKYDQWLQSKSSGNKDYKNIPLTLGYYNREDLPFYYQLADAFTIFDQYFCSSLTGTTPNRLFHWSGTLREQQTGKVKANVYNENIDYDKNHQARWKSFPEILEDQNVSWKIYQNEISLPKGMSGEQEAWLSNFTDNPIEWFSSFNVKFSKGYYKNIPNIINYLKQEIEKNPNQKEKLEGLIAELQEDLIKYHPDNYSKLSQKDRNLHEKAFTTNSGDPDFWNLEIGNDEHGEKLVVPKGDVLFQFRKDVEEKKLPLVSWLVAPEHFSDHPGSPWYGAWYISEVLNILTKDPETWKKTIFIINYDENDGYFDHVLPFAPPLNPSQPVDMNGKEGSEYVNKNQEYMSSPKVKDYERIEGTVGLGYRVPMIIASPWTKGGFVNSEVSDHTSVLQFLEKFIKKKFNKDTTVENISEWRRAICGDLISAFNSSNVKAPQMDYLDQKEYAKTINAAKNKPVPDLKWHSENELSDTLLEIQERGIKPSNALPYNYHVNLEGEHITMTNLKEAGIPLLIYDRTKFENGNYYFSYALYSKQKLSHSVSFDRYDYEVFGPNGFFRKFKGTQKPDFEIQLINDIQNTGVQLIFKKNTKENISVLLEDLYEKNSKTISFNKNEERLPISLNKNKGWYDLKLTIRDHTWHFSGRIETGKTSISDPHWV
- a CDS encoding WxL protein host-binding domain-containing protein — protein: MIKRIYILIFFILPFVFLNASIVVLNGLTHSYKVENGQVYKGKIALQNTGSTSQNVKIFLQDFSYQSNGSIYYTTPHTNEKTNADWIKLNTTFLTLKAKEKTEVFYEITIPNNLTMAGSYWSVIIVEPVEDIKPSDSKQGVNITSIVRYAIQIITDYDSEKVKPDLKFESIKIDKEEGKRILKIAIANHGVIYCKSSASVEIYNRKSGEKVGTFSTQAMGLLPQTSKLFPIDISKMPPDKYNAVIIATDEDENAFALNVELEVKND